A region of the Candidatus Dependentiae bacterium genome:
CAACGATTTGAGGAAGTTGGCATTATATGTTATTTGTATTTTGCTTGCTAATTTTGTACAAGGCTTTATTGTTTTACCTCTGTTTTTGAAATGGAAAGGCTATAAGCCTTTTGCTTCGCTTAAAGGGATGTCTCCGGCGCTTTCGGTTGCATTTTTTTCACGTTCCTCAAATATTGCCCTTCCTATGACTATGGAATGCACTCAACGCACTTTTGGTGTTTCAGAAAAAGTTTCCAATATTACCCTGCCATTATGTTCTACAATTAACATGAACGCCTGTGCGGCATTTATACTCACCACAGTTCTATTTGTTGCGCAAAGCAGTGGTATGGTATTCAGTTTGTTTGATATGATTTTATGGATTTTTATTGCAACAATTGCTGCAATCGGCAATGCCGGTGTGCCTATGGGTTGTTATTTTTTATCTGGGGCCTTGTTGACCACGATGAATGTTCCGCTTGAACTATTAGGTGTTATTTTGCCTTTATATGCGTTAATCGATATGTTCGAAACAGCTGTCAATGTGTGGTCTGATTCATGTGTTGCTGCTATGGTGCAAAAAGAGGTACCTTTCGATACCTTTTGACAGGATAGCAGGACAGCTTTCGCTGTGCTTAATTTCAGTTGATACTGTAATTCTGGCGAATAGGCGAGTTAGACCTAAATAAAAGGTAATAAACGTATACCTTTAGGCCATTTAAGATAATTAGATAATTTATACATTTTGGCTGTTTTTTATTTCTTTTTTTATTTGTTGTAACCATATTGGCGTGTGTAGTTCGTTTGAAAAAAAGAGGCATCATATTATGATTGCCCCTTTCTTCTTTTATCTAAAATTCAATTTCACCGTTATCTGAAATTGTAGTACCCAAATTCTTGCTAATAGTTTGCATTAGTGTAATTGCTTCAGTTTTATTTTCATCAGTAGCTTTTTTTAGTTGGTTTTCTTGTAGTAGCACCGGGATGAGTTTTGCTTTATGTATTGATCTTTTTTCAACTTCAATTTCATAGATAAATGAGCGTGGTATACTTTGTTTTTCATTGCTCATATAAATATCAACAAAATCACCGGAATCATATATGATCAATTTGCCGTTATAATTTTCAACGCCTAAATATACATGGTCGCTTTCACCATGTATAATATCAATTCCTTCATCAATAAGTGTATGTGCAAATCGTTGATAAGTGTCATTTGGTTCAGGGCGTTCAGAGCCCCATTGTACAAGTGCAACTAAAATATCGACCTCTTGTTTTATTTCATGTAATAGACTTTTAATTGGAGTAACATCGCCAAAGGGTGTATAAAAAATGTTTGGACCATCAGTGTGCTGTTCATGTTCTTTTTTATTTGAAAATCCAATAATGCCGATTTTGATACCATTTGTTTCAAATTCAACCGGCTCGTGTGCTTGATGCTCATTGATGCCGATACCAACGGTGTGGATGTCAGCTCTGTTTAATGCAAGAGGTACTTTGCTGTTATCATGAATCAACATATTATCGGCTAAATTTATCAATTCAATATTTCCTGCCTTAATTACATGTACTGCATTTTGTGTATTATCTACTAATTGGTGAAACAGTTGTTGTTGTGGATTAAGCAAGCGGAGGTCCTGTTTTTGTAAAACGTCCTTTATGTCAGCCCAAAAAAAATCGTAATCCGACTCAATGTACTTGCCAACGAAAACGTTGCTTAAAATCGCTAATTTCATTAAATTCCCCTATTTAAGTGGTCTGCCACCTTTGAGTTGATAGTCTTGGCGTTGTGGGTATTCCTCACCCCAATCTTTTTCCCATTTTTTTAGTTCACGTAAAAATGCACGTTCAGCAAATTCAGTTAGAGTCAGTCCGGGTTCCCAATAAACGGCATTTTTTACTTTATCAATGAGGTCTACTGAAATATGAATGGTCACTCGTTGTTTGAGCGCTTTTTCATCAAGAGTTTCAACCGTTTTTGTTGCAGGTTTTGTTTGTTTTGGTTTTGCCTGTGGTGACAAATAATCGGTTAATGGATTTGCTTCTATTGTTTTATTTTTCTTCTTTGCCATTATTGCTTCCTTTTATTCATTGGTTTACGATGTGTACGTTTTCATTGTTTTGGTATATGACTCTAAGCTTGTTTTGGAATGGTAATGTATATCTTCGTCATACTTTTGGTATCCATTAAAAAGCCAAAAGTATGACAATATTATTTACGTTCCTGCTTAATAACTTCTCGAGCCAATAGTCTATAATCTTGCGAACCATTACAATGAGTATCATATTTAGTAATTGGTTGTAGATAACTTGGGGCTTCAGACAATCTAATATTTTCACGAATTGCAGTTTTATACATTTTATCTTTAAAATTAGTGCGTAATTCCTTGACCACCTCTTTTGCATGGTTTGTACGTAAATCAACACGACATGGTACAATGCCTGAAATACGAAGTTTTGGATTGAGGCGGTCTTTGATAACTGAAATTGTTTGTAGTAGTTGAATTAATCCGGATAGAGCCATAATGCGAGCCTCAACGGGAACAATGATTTCATGCACTGCTGTTAATGCATTAATAGTTAAAATGCCAAGTGTAGGTGGACAATCAATAATAATATAATCATATTGACCTCTTTTGATCTCTTGGAATTTGTTTTTCAAAATTATTTCAGCACCAACTTCTTGTGCCAGACGTTTTTCAAGTCCCATTAACCATGATGATGATGGAATTAAATCAATGAACTCATCATCTGTTGGGATAATAATGTCATTAATATCTGTTTTATTAGTAAACAGTTCAAATAACCCTTTTGCGTCTCTTGGTTGCCCAAACCATGATGAAGTTGAAGCTTGTGGATCTAGATCGATGAGTAAAACTTTTCTTTTTTTTTCAGCAAGTGTTGCTGTTAGGTTGACTGCGGTTGTGGTTTTTCCACTGCCACCTTTTTGATTAATAATTGCAATTTTACGCATTGCAAACCCCTTCTTATTAGGATAATAAATGTTTACTTTTATGTGATTTATGCTTTGGTGCCCCTATGATCAATGGGATGCTAACATGGCAAATATGTTAATTGCAATAAAAACTGTTTTTATTTTTATACTGTTGTTTATTAAAACGTATAAAATGAAGTGAAAGAAGATTGTCATAAAGGTATACCTTTATGACGTTCCCTTTTATGTACGAAAGGTGCCAAAAAGAGGTAAAGACGCTAAACAGTACAATAGAATATTATTAAGCATTATAAAGGTGAATAAACCGTTTTATTTTTGAT
Encoded here:
- a CDS encoding CapA family protein — its product is MKLAILSNVFVGKYIESDYDFFWADIKDVLQKQDLRLLNPQQQLFHQLVDNTQNAVHVIKAGNIELINLADNMLIHDNSKVPLALNRADIHTVGIGINEHQAHEPVEFETNGIKIGIIGFSNKKEHEQHTDGPNIFYTPFGDVTPIKSLLHEIKQEVDILVALVQWGSERPEPNDTYQRFAHTLIDEGIDIIHGESDHVYLGVENYNGKLIIYDSGDFVDIYMSNEKQSIPRSFIYEIEVEKRSIHKAKLIPVLLQENQLKKATDENKTEAITLMQTISKNLGTTISDNGEIEF
- a CDS encoding AAA family ATPase — its product is MRKIAIINQKGGSGKTTTAVNLTATLAEKKRKVLLIDLDPQASTSSWFGQPRDAKGLFELFTNKTDINDIIIPTDDEFIDLIPSSSWLMGLEKRLAQEVGAEIILKNKFQEIKRGQYDYIIIDCPPTLGILTINALTAVHEIIVPVEARIMALSGLIQLLQTISVIKDRLNPKLRISGIVPCRVDLRTNHAKEVVKELRTNFKDKMYKTAIRENIRLSEAPSYLQPITKYDTHCNGSQDYRLLAREVIKQERK